Below is a genomic region from Candidatus Diapherotrites archaeon.
GCCGACGTGCACTTCAACCATGTCCGGCGTGAATGTTCCTTCGGCAAGCCTCTGGATTGCGTGCACGAAGTTTTCCCTGCCCAAGCCTATGCCTGCTGCCTGCCTCACAGTGCTGTTGACGCCGTCCGCTCCGACAACGATGTCGGATTTTATCATTTCGCCGTGCCCCGCTTCAAGGAAAAGGTTTTTTCCGCGGATGCTCCTGACTTTTGCGCCGAATTTTATTTCAACGCCTTTCGCTTTCGCCTTGGCTTCAATGCTCTGGTCGAACCTTGCCCTGTCCAATACGACTGCAACGGTTTCCTGCCTTCTCACTTCAATGCTTTCATTGTTGGGCGCAAAAATTTTCGCACCGCTTATGCGGTTGACTATGACGTCCTCGTCATAATAGCCTGATTCGATGAGCCCGCTTTTCGACACCAGGCCGGAACAGTTGACGGGTTCGCCGATTTTTTTGTGCTCTTCTATTACGCCGACGTCAAAGCCGTGCTCCTTTATTTTGAGCGCGCAATTCAACCCTGTCGGCCCGCCGCCGACAACCGTGACGAGGTAGCCCATCGGATAGATTATGGGCTGATGACTTTTTAATTTTCAGCTTTACGCTTTTTCGGCCAATGCAAGCAGGTACGGCAGGCCTGCCTTGGGCAGGGCAAAGTCCAATGGCTTGAGCAAAAAGTATTTGGGGTAAAAGAATTTTTTTGACAAAAAGCGCACGTTTGAAAACCCGGCTTTTTCAAGCTCCGCCTTCAGCTCTTGCGCGGAAAATTCCTTTTCATGCTCCGCAAGATGGCCGTCATCGTGCTTGCGGTAAACTTCCCGGTTGGGCGTGTACACAAGGACCTTCCCGCCTTTGCGCAGTACCCTGCAGCATTCCCTGAGCGCGTTTGCATAATTTTTCATGTGCTCGATCGAGTCAAGCATTGTCACTGATTCGAATTCCGCGCTTTTGAATGGAAGCTTTTCGCCGGCGTCGCCGCTTATGACGTCAAGGCCCTTTTCCCTGCACGCCTTCGCCTCGTAGTCCGTTGCGGTTATGCCTTTCACGTCGAAGTTGAATGCCTTCAGTGCGGACATCATTTCGCCGAAGCCGCAGCCAACATCGAGCAGTTTCCTGTCCATCTCCGAAAAAACGATGTTGAATATTGCCAGGTCGGCGAAGCCCCGCCGCTTTTCCGGGTACTTTTCCGCGTAATGCCTTTCAAGCTGTTTTTTTGTGAAACCCAGGAAGACCACGCCGCTGCCGTTTGCCTTTTTTTCTGCCCGCAACCAACTCAAACCACAAAAAACCTTTTAAATGCTGTTCGCAGTTATTCTGTTTCATGGTTCTGGAAATAATTTACGGCTTTGCCTCGCTGGCATTCGCGTTGCTCGTGCCGGGCTATTTTTTCTGCCTCGGCTTTTTTCCGCAAAAAGGCGACATTGACGGGTTGGAACGCCTGGCATTCTCGCTTGTCTTTTCCATAACGCTTCTGCCATTGCTCGTGCTCTTCGAAAACATCCTTCTCGGCGTGCGCATAGTTTTCGTGACAGTCGCGGCGAACATGGCCTTGATAATCCTGTGCGGCCTTCTGCTCTACCTTGTGCGCACGAAAAAGGTTCCTTTTCCCGGCCTGTTCTACAAGTTCGTTCCGGCAGTGCCAAAAGGCGAAGAGTTTCCGGTAATTCCGGTAAAGTAGCCTACTTTTGTTTGCCCTGCCAGTCCTTTCTTGCTTTCTCAAGTCTCGCAAGGTTGTCTGTCGGCAGCCATTGGCCCTGGCAAAGAACCCCGAACAGCTTTCCTTTCGCGGCGATTTTCGGGAACGCGTCGCGCTCGATGCTCGACTTTCCGTCCGGCAGGTAATTGAAAATCTCCGGGCCGAGGATGTAGAGGCCGGCGCTAACGGTTGCGTTTTTTGTCACGGCATTTTTTTCGTCAAAGCTCGTTATCCTGCCGCCTTCAAGCCTCACTGCGCCGAATTCCGAGGCATCATGGATTTCCTTTAGTGCGAGCGTTGCAACCGCCCCTTCGGCGAAATGCGTTTTGAGAATCGGTTCCGGATTGAAGTCTTTAAGCTCGTCGCCGTTCATCATCAGGAAATCCGAATCGAAAAAGCCTTGCGCGAGCTTCAGCGCCCCGCCCGTGCCAAAGAATTCTTTTTCAACGCTGTAAACGATTTTCACGCCGAATTTTTTTCCCGTGCCGAAATAATCGCGGATTTTTTCATGCAGGTGCCCGACGCCCAAAACGACTTCTTTTGCGCCGAACCTTTTCGCGAGTTCAACGTTGTATTCGAGGATTGGTTTGCCTTTCACTTCGACCATGACCTTGGGCGTGTCCTTGGTCAAAGGCATGAGCCGTTCGCCTTTTCCCCCCGCAAGAATGAATGCCTTTCCGATTTTTTTTGCCGCATGCATTATTTTTTCACCACTGCTTCGAGTCCGCGTTTTATTTTTGCGCCTATTTTTTCGCTTGAGAATTTTTCCTCAAACGTCCTGCGCGCGTTCCCGGCAATTTTTTCCGCGAGCGCGGGATCGTTTTTCAGCCTTCTCACGGCATCCGCAATCTGCCCAGCATTTCCTTTGTCGACAAGCAATGCGTTTTTTGCATCCGCCAGCACGCCGGAAACCGCGTCGGAACGCATCGTTATGAGCGGCTTTGCCATTGCCATTGCCTCGAAAACCTTGTTGGGTATGACGCGCCGGGCTTTCGGGGTTTCACCGAAAATGCCCAAACAAGCATCGGCTTCCGAAATTTTTCGCGCTAATTCCTGCAATGGCACCGCTTCCGAGAACTTTGCGTTTGCGGGCCGCCCCTTCCTGTCCCGTTCCTCCCTGAAGAACAGGTTTGCGCCCACGAATTCGAATTCAATGTCCTTGTCGCCTTCAAGAATCCTCGCCGCCTCGACTATATGCGGAAAGCCGTGCATCGGAGTGACGTTGCCGTAAAACAAGACCCTGAATTTTTTGCCCCGCACGCTTCTGCGCTTTGCCGCCGGCTTGAACGCAGATTCATTTGCGCCGACGAAAAACCATGAAAGCTTTTTTTCCGGAACCGAAAATTCTTTTGCGATGAACTGCGCGTGCTGTGCAGTGTCGAGAAAAACCCTGTCGGCAAGCCTGCAGGCAAGGGCATCGATGGAGTGCAGGAGCCTTGCGTGGAATGATTTGCGGGAAAACTGCTTCATGCCGTGCTTTTCGATGAGGCGTTTAGACTGCTGCGCACCGCCTTCGATTAAGCCGTATTCGGTTTCCGCGTCGAATTTTGAAATGAACAGGTCGAATGCCAGCGGCTTCCTTTTCAGCATGCACACCGCCTTCGCCGCAAGCATGTCAAGATGCCCCGGATAGCACACCCACATTATGTCGAAGTCGCATTTCATTCCCGCAAAAAAAAGCCTTACTGCGCTGAAAGGGAATTTTTTTTCCCGCGCATTGCATTCAACGGTTTCCGAAAAGGTTTTGATGGCGGCGATTGCGGATGCGTTTCTCGCATAGTCCCTGTCATAGCTTCCGAAGAGGCATACTTTCATTTTATCAAACCTTTTTTGGGCCGTGCGCATAATATATTCGGCTTGGCGGATTGCCTGAATTATTGTGCCTTCAACTATATTTTAATAAGTTAGCCTGCCAATTTCTTTTGGTGCAATTCTCGTGGAAATGATTGAAGGCGTTGCCGTGAAGCAGTTGAAGCGGATTTCCGATTACCGCGGCTTCCTCATGGAAATCATGCGCCCCGACTGGCCTGAGTTCAAGAAGTTCGGGCAGGTTTACATGACCGCGTGCAATCCGGGCGTTGCAAAGGGCTGGCATTACCACAAGAAGCAGACGGACAGCTTCTGCGTTGTGAAAGGCGTTGCGAGGATTGTCCTTTACGACATGCGCAAGAACTCGAAGACTTTCGGCAAAATAAACGAGTTCATTGTATCGGCCGAGGAGCCCAGGCTCATCCAGATTCCCGCTTTCGTCTGCCACGGCTTCTGCGCTGAAGGAAAAGAAGAGGCGTTCATTGTCAATGTGCCGAGCGAAACCTACAACTACAAGGAGCCGGACGAGCACAGGTTTCCATTTGATTCGCCCGAAATACCATATAAATGGAACGTTGCAAAGGGCGGCTGAACCTACAGGTTTTTTTTAATGTCATCCGTTCTCGTTGTCGGCAGGGGCTTTCTCGGGGAAAAGCTTTTGACGGTTTTTTCGGCGGAAGGATTTGAAACGCACTGCGCGTCAATCGGCACGGAAAGCGAATTTGCGCTTGACATCGCGGACCGCAAAAGGGTTTTTTCGTGCCTTGAAAGGTTTGCGCCTGAAACGGTTTTTTTGTGCGCCTCCCTGACGAACGTTGACGCGTGCGAGGCCGATCCTGCAAAAGCCGCGGGTGTGAATGTTCTGGGCGCGAAAAACGTCTTGGACGCGTGCATCGAATTCAATGCGCGGCCGGTTTTTTTTTCGACCGATTTTGTTTTCGACGGCGAAAAAGGCGATTACAGGGAAAACGATTTGCCGAACCCTTTGAACGTTTACGGGAAGACGAAGCTTGAGGCGGAAAGGCTTTTCCTGAAGCGGGCCGATGCACTGGTTCTGCGCATTTCAAGCCTTTACGGCCGCAACTCGGAAAACGACAAGCAGACGTTCCTCAACTGGGTTTTAGGCAGCCTTTCCGCCGGCAAAAGCGTTCCGGTTTTCACTGACCAGAAAACCTCTCCGGCCCTGATCGACGACATTGCAGGCGCGTGCCTGAAGCTTTTGGACAGGGACGCGCATGGCCTGTTCCATTGCACCGGCAGTGAGGCGGTTTCGCGTTTCGGTTTCGCGGAAAAAGCCGCGGAAGTTTTCGGCCTGGACAAAAGCCTGCTCCGCTCGGTCTCCTCGGATGAAGTCTGGCAGGCCGCGAAAAGGCCCCGTGATTCCAGCCTGTGCATAAAAAAGCTTGAAGGAAAAGGCGTTGCAATGTCAGACGTTTCGCAGGGCCTTGAAAAAGTGAAACGCGGTTTTGCCTGATTGCCCTCACCCAAAACTTAATATTGCATGGTGCGCTATTTTTTCCATATGCGAAGCGAAGGCGGTTCTGCAGGAAGGCGCGGGCCGGGGCCTGCGGGAGAACAAGGCCGTGAAAGGAATGTTCTTTTTCCGGGCTTGCGCAGGTGGCTCCGCAATTTCCGTGGCAGGAAGGCACAGGTTGACCGGCTGGTCGACCTGCTTCAAAACAGGCAGGCCGGCAGGGCGGCCTTTTTTGATGACTTTGCGGGAGTTTTCCGCCGTTTGGAGGGGCGTTCCGGCCAGGCTTTCAAATTCACCCGGCTTTTGCGCGATCACGAGATTTTCGGCTGTGTTGCGCCTGACGGAAAGAGGCTGATAGTTTTTCCGGACGGGGAATTCACAAATGCGGAAATGAACGGCTTGGCGGCAGAACTTGCGGCAGTATCCGGGGAAGAAAATTTGCAAGCCGACATAAGGTTTACGACCGTTTCGCGCCTGAAACGCAAAATCGCGGGCGACTTGAGGGCATGGGAGCGCCATTTGCTCGGCTGACCATTTTTTTCAAAGCAGTATTTCCGCTTTCCTTAAGTCCTCGCGCGAGTTCACGTTCAGGTAGACGCCCTGGAAAGGGTAGCCGAACAGCAGCCGTTTTTCCGCAAGCTTGGGAAACAAATCCCGCTCGATGTTCTCCATGTTCCTTGAAACGTATTTGAAGATTTCCGGCTCGAAAATGAAGTAGCCTGCGTTGACGAGATAGCTTTGCACGTTTTTTGTCGGCTTCTGCACGAAGTCGACTATGTTGTTTCCTTCAAGCGTCGCAACCCCGTACTTTTTCGGGTTGCTCACTGTTGTGAGGGCAACGGTTGCGATCGCCTTGTTCTTTCGGTGGAACGAAAGCATGTCGTTGAGGTTGATTGAGGTTATGGTGTCGCCGTATGCCACCAGAAAAGTGTCCTTCAGCCTTGCCTTTGCCTTGAGCAAAGGGCTTATGGTTCCGGTCGGCCTGTCGCCTTCGATGAAGTCCACTGCGTAAGGCGGGCTTTTCGCCCTGATGCCTGAAATGATTTCCTCGGCATTGCTGTCAACGTAGACCAGGAAATTGTTGACGTTGAATTCGTGGATGGAGTCCATTACCGTCTGGAGCAGGGCCTTGTCGTTTATTTTTTCGAGGAATTTCGGCCTGCCGTTCCACAGCAGTTCGCTTTTCCTTCCGCCCGCGAGCACAAGCGCCTGGCTGAGCCTGAAGTCGGAGAGGATCTTGCTTAGAAGGCTTTCCATTGCCTGGCTCCGGCTCCTGATGCTTGTGCCGTCCACAAGCCTGTCGACCTGCTCAAGCAGGTCCTTCTTGATAGTTATGGTCGCCCTGACTCTCATGCCATCAAGCCCCAGAAATATTTGATGCTGACTCGGCGGCCTGCGTCAGCAGGCTGCCTTGGTTCCGGACCAGCCGGACGGAAGCGGCTGACGGCGGTTGGTGCGGTTTTCGCCTTTTTCATATTGTATCATATATCATATGAGCCAATCATACTTTTAATGGTTTGCCGGGCACATTATTGTTTATATTCCTTGCGTTGCCTGTTTTATGAAAAAGGTGTGTTGTTTGGCGAATGTGAAGAACGTGTGCGTTGTGGGAACGGGTTACGTCGGTTTGGTTGCGGGCGCCTGCTTCGCCGACATGGGCCACAACGTAACGTGCGTCGACATAGACGAGAGGAAGATTTCGATGCTCAGGGCCGGCAAAATCCCGATTTTCGAGCCGGGCCTCGGGGAACTTGTCAGGAGAAATTCCGCCAACGGGAGGCTTTCGTTCACGACAAGCCTGCCTGAAGCGGTCGGCAAATGCGCCATCATTTTCATTGCCGTCGGCACGCCTCCCAAGGAGGATGGCACCGCCGACCTGTCTTTCGTGCGCGCGGTTGCGAAGGAAATAGCCTTGTCAGCGAAGGAGCCGAAAATCGTGGTTGAAAAGTCCACGGTTCCGGTTGAAACCGGCGAGATGGTCCTTGAAATCCTGGCCGCGAACTCGCACGGCAATGTTTCGTTCGAGGTCGTTTCCAACCCGGAATTTTTGCGCGAGGGCTCCGCTGTCGGCGATTTCATGAAGCCCGACAGGATTGTCGTTGGCACGGATTCTGAGCATGCGCGGAAGGAGCTGGGGGAATTGTACGCTCCGCTCAAGGCAAAAATCCTGTTCACCGACATAAAGAGCGCGGAAATAATCAAGCATGCCGCCAACTCGTTCCTTGCCACGAAGATTTCGTTCATCAATTCGGTTGCAATGCTTTCCGAGGCCGTCGGCGCCGACATAAAGCTTATCGCGGAAGGCGTCGGCCTGGACAGCCGCATCGGCCCCAAGTTCCTGAACGCGGGCATAGGCTACGGGGGCAGCTGTTTTCCAAAGGACGTTTCGGCGTTCATCCAGATAGCGGACAGGCATGGCGTAAATTTTTCAATACTCAAGGAAGTGGAAAACGTAAACAAGGGGCTGAGGCCGCTTTTCGTCGGGAAAATCGAAAAGGCGGTCGGAGGGGTCAAGGGCAAAAAAATAGCTGTCTTGGGCCTTGCCTTCAAGCCGGACACTGATGACATGCGCGAGGCCCCGAGCGTGGACATAATCAGCGCTCTCGCTGAAAAGGGCGCCAGGGTTTTTGCATTCGATCCAGAGGCGGAAGAGCGCGCAAAAAGCCTTATAAGTTCCGGCAATGTTTCGTATTGCGGCAACGAGTTTGACGCGATTCAGGATGCGGACGCGCTTGTAATCCTTACGGAATGGCCGCAGTTTGCAAAACTCGACCTGGCCAGGGTCAAGTCTGCCTTGAAATCGCCGGTAGTGATTGATGGCAGGAACATCTTCGAAAAGGCGGAGATGGCAAGGCGCGGTTTCACTTACGTTTCAATCGGAAGGTAAATTCCAATGCCTGTGAAAAAAGCCGTCATTCTCGCAGCCGGCCTGGGTTCGAGGCTTTTGCCCGCCACAAAGGCTGTTTCAAAGCCCCTTCTCCCGGTTGTCGACAAGCCGGGCATACAATACCTTGTCGAGGAACTCGCGGAAGCCGGAATCAAAGACATCTGCGTTGTCGTCAACAAGGGCGAAGCGCAGGTGCAGCAGCATTTCGCGAAGAATCCGCGCCTCAACAAACTGCTTGAAAGCGCGGGCAAGCATGACTGCGTGAAGGATTTTGAGCGCATTGAATCGCTCGCTCGCCTCGTTTTCGTGGAACAGCCCAAACCTTCCGGTCCCGGGGACGCGGTCCTGCTTGCAAAACATTTTGTCGGCGGAGACGCGTTTGTCCTGCTTTATTCAGACGACGTTGTCCTCTCAAGGGTTTCCGCGACAAGACAGCTCATTCGCGCGTTTGAAAAGTGCAACGCGAGCGTCGTGGCCGTTTCAAAAGTGCCGCGTGAAGAAGTGGTGCATTTCGGCGTCGTGAAAACATCTTCCCCGGAAAGGCTGTCACGCGTCGAAAAAATCGTTGAAAAGCCCAAGCTGTCGGACGCGCCCTCCGACCTCGCGGTTGTGGGCAGGTATCTGCTCACGCCGGAAGTGATCGGCATACTTGAAAAAACGCCTCTTGCGGGAAAAGAGCTTTTCGTGACCGACGCCCTTGAGTCGCTTGCCTCCGCCAAAAAGCTTTTTGCTTTGGAGCTTGACGGCAAATGGCTGACCACCGGAAAAAAACTCGATTATGTCAAGACAGTCGTCGAGTTCGCCCTATTGCGCGAGGACATCGGGCCGGAGTTCAGGGCTTACCTTAAAAAATTGCTTGAATGATTTTTTTGTGGTCGGTCTGTGATGGAATCTGTTGTTGTAACGGGCGGTTCGGGCTTCATCGGTTCGCATCTCTGCGACCTTCTGCTTGGAAAAGGCCACAGGGTTTTCTGCGCCGACAATTTCTGCACGGGGCAGAAAAAAAACGTGGCGCACCTTCTGGAGAACAGGAATTTTTCCCTGATTGAGCACGACATTGCAGTGCCACTGCGCCTTGATGAAAAAATCGGCAAGGTTTTCAATCTCGCCTCGCCTGCATCGCCCGCGGATTTCGAAAAAATTCCCTTTGAAATCATCCGCACGAACACGGATGGCGTGAGGAACATGCTTGAGTTCGCGAAAAAAAACAACGCGGTTTTCCTTCAGGCATCGACTTCCGAGGTTTATGGGGAGCCGCTGGAGCACCCGCAGAGGGAATCCTACAACGGCAATGTTTCAATGCTGGGCGAAAGGGCGTGCTATGACGAGTCCAAGCGCCTTGCCGAAACCATTGTCAGCCTTTACCGCAGGAAACATGGAGTGGACGCGAAAATCATCCGCATTTTCAACACTTACGGGCCGCGCATGAGGGAAAACGACGGCCGCGTCATACCGAATTTCATTCCAAGCGCCCTCGCGGGAAAACCCATAACGGTTTACGGCAACGGCTCGCAGACAAGGTCGTTCTGCTATGTTTCGGATCTGGTTGCAGGCATTCATGCCATGATGGATTCCAAGGCGCCCGGGCCCGTCAATCTCGGCAACCCGCAGGAAATAACCGTCAAGGCGCTTGCGGAAAAAATTGTTGCGCTCACCGGCTCGAAATCGAGGATAGTTTTCAAACCGCTTCCGCAGGACGACCCCACAAGGCGGAAGCCCGACATTTCCCTTGCGAAAAAAGCGCTGGGCTGGGAACCGAAAGTTTCATTGGACGATGGCCTGAAAAAAACCATTGATTATTTTGCGGGCAGGTGAGGCGATGGCACTGCTGAAAACCGTGAAGGAAAACTTTGTTTTCGCGGTCCTTTTCCTGCAGGCCGCAATGTTCCTGTTTGGCTTCCTGGTGGTCCCGCATTCCGCTTACTCCATCGGAGATTCAAAGCATTACCTTCTCCAGATAGGCGATTTTTCGCGTTTCAATGCTCCGTCAGGCAACAAGTTTCCGCTGTTTCCTGCGCTTGCCGCCATTCCGAATGTTTTGCTTGGCAATCCGGTTGCCTCCGCATTGCTCGTGCAGTTCCTTGCCTCGACCCTTGCACTGCTCGCGTTTTATTTCTGGACCGGCTCGAAAAGGCTCACGCTCGCATTCATGTTCTTCCCGCAGTTCATACTGTTCTCTCACGGCGTTTACTCCGAACCATTGTTCCTGCTGTTTGAAATCCTGGCCTTGTGGCTTTATTCGCAGGCCAGGCTTGCAAAGTCCTTTTTGATGCAGGGCGTTTCAATTCTCGCGCGCGGCACGGGCTTTTTCCTTTCCGCCGCGCTCGCCTTTTCAATGTTCCTGCAGCGCCGCAGGCTTTCAGACGCAAAATTCCTGCTTCTGCCTGCGGCGGGCGCGCTGCTGCTCTCAGCATACTATGCGGTTTTCTTTTCCGACCCATTCCAGCCGCTGGGCATTTTTTTGAGGGGCGGAGGCCTGCAGTTCTCTGTTCCCGCGATGAGCCTGAAAGAGCTTTTCGTTTCGGGCGCCGCAATTTTCCTTTTCATTGCGACAACGCTTTTCGCGTGGCTGCGCTTCAGGCAAAAACAGTCCGAAATTTTCTGGGTTTCGCTTGCGTTCTCCGCGTTCTACATCCCCAGCGGATTTTTCGGCCCGATACAGCTTCTGCCGGGGCAGATCGACCGCTTCTATCTGACGGTCCTGCCAATAACCCTCATCGTCTTCCGGCCCGAAATAGAAAGGCATTTCAAATTCATTCTGCCGGCATGCGTCATCGGGGCAATTGTTCTGGCGTACGGCTGGTGGTTTTAACACGCAGTTTCGGCTGCGTGGAGCGACGACTGGTACTTCGCGCGGCTCAGTACCCATCTGTTTTATTTTCGCATTAAACATTCGGGGGTGTGAGGGGCGGCCCCTACACTGGAAGCCCGCGCGGCTCGATACCCATCTGATTTCAAAATCTCTTGTAAATGAAGCCCGCCTTTTCCGCTTCAGCGCGGGAAAAAACCCATTTGGGGTCCACGAGGCACGGCCTTTCATTGCACAATGCTTTCAGCCCATGCAGGCCGATTGCCCTGATTTTGTCGTGCGCTGCAGCAATGATTATTGCGTCGACTTTTCCGGCAATTTTTTCCGGAGCGGTGTTTTTCACGCCGAATTCTTTTTCGACTTCCTCGTTTTCGAGCAGAGGATCGAATGCAATCGTCTCCTTTACCCTGCCTTTGAGTGCCTTCAGGATTTTTTCCGCGCCCGAATTGCGCGGGTCCTTGACGTTTTCCTTGAAAGTCAGGCCGAGAACAAGGATGCGGGCGTTTTCCGGTTTTTTTCCGGCTTCGGCAAGAGCAGAGAAAAGTAGTCCGGCGGCATGCAACGGCATTGAATTGTTGGTCTCCCGTCCGGCAAGAATGACGTTGGGAGTATAGCCGAGCTGTTCGGCTTTCCATGTGAGATAATACGGGTCGACCGGAATGCAGTGCCCTCCGACCAGGCCGGGCCTGAATCTGAGGAAATTCCATTTTGTTCCCGCGGCCTCAAGAACTTCTTCGGTGTCTATGCCCATTTTTTCGAAGACGAGCGACAGCTCGTTGACCAGCGCTATGTTGAGGTCGCGCTGTATGTTTTCAATGACCTTTGCGGCTTCCGCGGTTTTGATGTTTTTGGCCCTGAAAACTCCGGCTCCGATTATTTTTGAATAGCATTGCGCGATTTCTTCCGCGCTTTCATTGTCCATTCCCGAAACAACCTTTTTGACTTTTGACAGGGAATGTTCCTTGTCGCCCGGATTAATGCGTTCAGGCGAATAGCCTATTTTGAAATCCCTGCCGCATTTCAGGCCGGATTCCTTTTCAAGTATGGGCGCGCAAACCTCTTCAGTCGCGCCGGGGTAGACCGTTGACTCGAACACGACAATCGCGCCCTTTTTGAGGTTCCTGCCGACCGTCCTTGACGCGCCTTCGACGAATGACAGGTCCGGAAGATTGTCTTCCGTTACCGGCGTGGGCACTGTCACTATGACCAGGTCTGCTTCGCGGATGCGATTTTCGTCTGCAGTGAACTGCGCTTTTGTTTTTTTGAGTTCCGCGGAAGGCGTTTCGTTGTTGCGGTCGTTTCCGGCTGAAAGCTCTTCAATTCGTTTCCTGCTGGTGTCGAAGCCGATGCATTTGAAGTGCCGGGCAAATTCCAATGCAATGGGCAATCCAACGTATCCAAGGCCGGCAACGCAGACAGTTTTTGTTTTCATATTAGTGATTTGTTGTGGGGTGTTTTTTTAAATATGCGACCGCTTTTCATTTCGGTTTTTGCACCAAAACGCTCGGCTTTTTTAACTGGTCCGCACAATCTATTTTTTCATGCGCGTTTCGGCTGTCCTGCCGGTTTTCAACGGCGAAAAGTTCGTCGCCGGCTGCATTGAATCTTTGCTCGCGCAGTCGAAAAAGTTTGATGAAATAATCGTCGTGGACGACGGCAGTTCGGATTCGACCGTGAAAATCTGCCGCGGCTTCGGCGTGAAAATAATCGAGCCAGGCCATGTCGGCAGGTCGCGCGCGCGCAATCTCGGCCTCAGGAAAGCAAGGCACGAAATAGTTTTTTTCGTCGAATCCGACGCGGTTTATTCGAAAAATTTCCTTGCCGACTGCCTGAAGCATTTTTCGGATTCCGATGTTGGCGGGGTCATCGGCAAACTTGAAGTGCGC
It encodes:
- a CDS encoding nucleotidyltransferase family protein, with protein sequence MRVRATITIKKDLLEQVDRLVDGTSIRSRSQAMESLLSKILSDFRLSQALVLAGGRKSELLWNGRPKFLEKINDKALLQTVMDSIHEFNVNNFLVYVDSNAEEIISGIRAKSPPYAVDFIEGDRPTGTISPLLKAKARLKDTFLVAYGDTITSINLNDMLSFHRKNKAIATVALTTVSNPKKYGVATLEGNNIVDFVQKPTKNVQSYLVNAGYFIFEPEIFKYVSRNMENIERDLFPKLAEKRLLFGYPFQGVYLNVNSREDLRKAEILL
- a CDS encoding glycosyltransferase produces the protein MKVCLFGSYDRDYARNASAIAAIKTFSETVECNAREKKFPFSAVRLFFAGMKCDFDIMWVCYPGHLDMLAAKAVCMLKRKPLAFDLFISKFDAETEYGLIEGGAQQSKRLIEKHGMKQFSRKSFHARLLHSIDALACRLADRVFLDTAQHAQFIAKEFSVPEKKLSWFFVGANESAFKPAAKRRSVRGKKFRVLFYGNVTPMHGFPHIVEAARILEGDKDIEFEFVGANLFFREERDRKGRPANAKFSEAVPLQELARKISEADACLGIFGETPKARRVIPNKVFEAMAMAKPLITMRSDAVSGVLADAKNALLVDKGNAGQIADAVRRLKNDPALAEKIAGNARRTFEEKFSSEKIGAKIKRGLEAVVKK
- a CDS encoding UTP--glucose-1-phosphate uridylyltransferase, with the translated sequence MPVKKAVILAAGLGSRLLPATKAVSKPLLPVVDKPGIQYLVEELAEAGIKDICVVVNKGEAQVQQHFAKNPRLNKLLESAGKHDCVKDFERIESLARLVFVEQPKPSGPGDAVLLAKHFVGGDAFVLLYSDDVVLSRVSATRQLIRAFEKCNASVVAVSKVPREEVVHFGVVKTSSPERLSRVEKIVEKPKLSDAPSDLAVVGRYLLTPEVIGILEKTPLAGKELFVTDALESLASAKKLFALELDGKWLTTGKKLDYVKTVVEFALLREDIGPEFRAYLKKLLE
- a CDS encoding SDR family oxidoreductase; the encoded protein is MSSVLVVGRGFLGEKLLTVFSAEGFETHCASIGTESEFALDIADRKRVFSCLERFAPETVFLCASLTNVDACEADPAKAAGVNVLGAKNVLDACIEFNARPVFFSTDFVFDGEKGDYRENDLPNPLNVYGKTKLEAERLFLKRADALVLRISSLYGRNSENDKQTFLNWVLGSLSAGKSVPVFTDQKTSPALIDDIAGACLKLLDRDAHGLFHCTGSEAVSRFGFAEKAAEVFGLDKSLLRSVSSDEVWQAAKRPRDSSLCIKKLEGKGVAMSDVSQGLEKVKRGFA
- a CDS encoding class I SAM-dependent methyltransferase, with product MRAEKKANGSGVVFLGFTKKQLERHYAEKYPEKRRGFADLAIFNIVFSEMDRKLLDVGCGFGEMMSALKAFNFDVKGITATDYEAKACREKGLDVISGDAGEKLPFKSAEFESVTMLDSIEHMKNYANALRECCRVLRKGGKVLVYTPNREVYRKHDDGHLAEHEKEFSAQELKAELEKAGFSNVRFLSKKFFYPKYFLLKPLDFALPKAGLPYLLALAEKA
- a CDS encoding UDP-glucose/GDP-mannose dehydrogenase family protein, which codes for MKKVCCLANVKNVCVVGTGYVGLVAGACFADMGHNVTCVDIDERKISMLRAGKIPIFEPGLGELVRRNSANGRLSFTTSLPEAVGKCAIIFIAVGTPPKEDGTADLSFVRAVAKEIALSAKEPKIVVEKSTVPVETGEMVLEILAANSHGNVSFEVVSNPEFLREGSAVGDFMKPDRIVVGTDSEHARKELGELYAPLKAKILFTDIKSAEIIKHAANSFLATKISFINSVAMLSEAVGADIKLIAEGVGLDSRIGPKFLNAGIGYGGSCFPKDVSAFIQIADRHGVNFSILKEVENVNKGLRPLFVGKIEKAVGGVKGKKIAVLGLAFKPDTDDMREAPSVDIISALAEKGARVFAFDPEAEERAKSLISSGNVSYCGNEFDAIQDADALVILTEWPQFAKLDLARVKSALKSPVVIDGRNIFEKAEMARRGFTYVSIGR
- a CDS encoding nucleotidyltransferase family protein, with the protein product MHAAKKIGKAFILAGGKGERLMPLTKDTPKVMVEVKGKPILEYNVELAKRFGAKEVVLGVGHLHEKIRDYFGTGKKFGVKIVYSVEKEFFGTGGALKLAQGFFDSDFLMMNGDELKDFNPEPILKTHFAEGAVATLALKEIHDASEFGAVRLEGGRITSFDEKNAVTKNATVSAGLYILGPEIFNYLPDGKSSIERDAFPKIAAKGKLFGVLCQGQWLPTDNLARLEKARKDWQGKQK
- a CDS encoding SDR family oxidoreductase, translated to MESVVVTGGSGFIGSHLCDLLLGKGHRVFCADNFCTGQKKNVAHLLENRNFSLIEHDIAVPLRLDEKIGKVFNLASPASPADFEKIPFEIIRTNTDGVRNMLEFAKKNNAVFLQASTSEVYGEPLEHPQRESYNGNVSMLGERACYDESKRLAETIVSLYRRKHGVDAKIIRIFNTYGPRMRENDGRVIPNFIPSALAGKPITVYGNGSQTRSFCYVSDLVAGIHAMMDSKAPGPVNLGNPQEITVKALAEKIVALTGSKSRIVFKPLPQDDPTRRKPDISLAKKALGWEPKVSLDDGLKKTIDYFAGR
- a CDS encoding DUF1616 domain-containing protein; its protein translation is MVLEIIYGFASLAFALLVPGYFFCLGFFPQKGDIDGLERLAFSLVFSITLLPLLVLFENILLGVRIVFVTVAANMALIILCGLLLYLVRTKKVPFPGLFYKFVPAVPKGEEFPVIPVK
- a CDS encoding dTDP-4-dehydrorhamnose 3,5-epimerase family protein — encoded protein: MIEGVAVKQLKRISDYRGFLMEIMRPDWPEFKKFGQVYMTACNPGVAKGWHYHKKQTDSFCVVKGVARIVLYDMRKNSKTFGKINEFIVSAEEPRLIQIPAFVCHGFCAEGKEEAFIVNVPSETYNYKEPDEHRFPFDSPEIPYKWNVAKGG